Proteins encoded together in one Halomicrobium urmianum window:
- a CDS encoding ParA family protein, with protein MITAVVYSESGGTFKTTMTANLAVALERMGQDTLVIDLDPQEGNLTSLFDVGEHRSDPEADNLVKHVLDMPDGDFGELIETSDEGVDVVPSHDMLGDFTSNLEQKISYETGMKNMDRDDYPRFELLYELLWETEELHEEYDAVLIDPNARAEDLLYNAIFALRTLVAPVKPAGKGNLSLDGLEELVGNMETELDIEIGLSCVVPSGVGQTNAHRQYQKQFANTEAFDTPVTIGNRESLMDAMWEARGSAFKVVEERWKTFEKDGEMVSEPGQRRVRDREIETLRRLYELAQFVATETFDGDADPVLELDIEDYDNRTIDLRERETEATTA; from the coding sequence ATGATAACGGCCGTGGTCTACTCCGAGTCGGGTGGGACGTTCAAGACGACGATGACGGCCAACCTGGCAGTCGCACTGGAGCGGATGGGTCAGGACACGCTCGTCATCGACCTGGACCCCCAAGAGGGGAACTTGACCAGTCTCTTCGACGTCGGCGAACACCGGAGCGACCCGGAAGCCGACAACCTGGTCAAGCACGTCCTCGACATGCCCGACGGGGACTTCGGGGAGCTGATCGAGACGTCTGACGAGGGCGTCGACGTCGTCCCGAGCCACGACATGCTCGGGGACTTCACCTCGAACCTGGAGCAGAAGATCTCCTATGAGACGGGCATGAAGAACATGGATCGCGACGACTACCCCCGCTTCGAGCTGCTGTACGAGCTGCTCTGGGAGACGGAAGAGCTCCACGAGGAGTACGACGCCGTCCTCATCGACCCGAACGCGCGAGCGGAGGACCTCCTCTACAACGCGATCTTCGCGCTCCGGACGCTCGTCGCGCCCGTCAAACCCGCCGGGAAGGGGAACCTGAGCCTGGACGGGCTCGAGGAGCTCGTCGGGAACATGGAGACCGAACTCGACATCGAGATCGGGCTCTCCTGCGTCGTGCCCTCCGGCGTCGGCCAGACAAACGCCCACCGGCAGTACCAGAAGCAGTTCGCGAACACGGAGGCGTTCGACACGCCAGTCACCATCGGGAACCGAGAGAGCCTCATGGACGCCATGTGGGAGGCCCGAGGCTCGGCGTTCAAGGTGGTCGAGGAACGCTGGAAGACCTTCGAGAAGGACGGCGAGATGGTGAGCGAACCGGGGCAACGGCGCGTCCGGGACCGAGAGATAGAGACGTTGCGGCGGCTGTACGAACTCGCACAGTTCGTCGCGACCGAGACGTTCGACGGCGACGCCGACCCGGTACTGGAACTCGACATCGAGGACTACGACAATCGAACCATCGACCTGCGCGAGCGCGAAACGGAGGCGACCACCGCATGA
- a CDS encoding acyl-CoA dehydrogenase produces the protein MSNFKSGSGNLDFGDGDEDKGESGASDEAEVEREERERPEAGSAESTAEDSGGEARSGRTDTDERTATDRETVTETDPEPSIDEYPYFVRRNNVGDERDTRLEIHVRDEVADREAEFRNAVAERLDAGEISKTDAREFALLAAYEHPEKVAELMEDEGFGALD, from the coding sequence ATGAGCAACTTCAAGTCCGGCTCCGGGAACCTCGACTTCGGCGACGGCGACGAGGACAAAGGCGAGAGCGGAGCCTCCGATGAGGCGGAGGTCGAACGGGAAGAACGAGAGCGGCCCGAAGCGGGTTCCGCCGAGTCGACGGCGGAGGACTCGGGAGGCGAAGCCCGGTCGGGACGGACCGACACCGACGAACGAACGGCGACTGACCGGGAGACAGTGACAGAAACGGATCCGGAACCGTCTATCGACGAGTACCCCTACTTCGTCCGCCGGAACAACGTCGGCGACGAGCGCGACACCCGCCTCGAGATCCACGTCCGCGACGAGGTCGCCGACCGCGAGGCCGAGTTCCGGAACGCCGTCGCAGAGCGCCTCGACGCCGGCGAGATCTCGAAGACAGACGCCCGGGAGTTCGCCCTGCTCGCGGCGTACGAACACCCGGAGAAGGTAGCCGAACTGATGGAAGACGAAGGGTTCGGCGCGCTCGACTAG
- a CDS encoding TrmB family transcriptional regulator sugar-binding domain-containing protein → MDESTVVDRLTQLGMSEKEVNTYLSILRQGDGSASEIADAADVSKRYVYNVSERLEERGFVDVDKSASPTTIRARKPEEAIGVLTDELEAVTPALSEWYTTTEDEYRPFDVFKSRITVLRRMADLIATADSEITLSIPARHLPQFVDELEAAVDRGVLTLLLVSDAGTTSFDSDLDGVATVARSWDHVAPMILTVDQQYGVIAPVGMNSRSNRDKRAITFSQPDIAPILVGSLLANYWPVSEEVCTHTPRQLPATYDNFRHAVVDSTLHLHADRTVAADLSVTPLRDAPHRETIQGTITETRQGIVEPFTSSFPVECSLVVDTGSSKLPVGGPGTFLEDYEASSVTLAER, encoded by the coding sequence ATGGACGAATCGACGGTAGTGGATCGGCTGACGCAACTGGGGATGTCGGAGAAGGAGGTCAACACGTACCTCTCGATCCTGCGTCAGGGCGACGGATCGGCGAGCGAGATAGCCGACGCGGCCGACGTCTCGAAGCGCTACGTCTACAACGTGAGTGAACGACTCGAGGAGCGCGGCTTCGTCGACGTCGACAAATCCGCCTCACCGACGACGATCCGGGCGCGAAAGCCGGAGGAGGCGATCGGCGTCCTGACCGACGAACTCGAGGCGGTGACGCCGGCACTCTCCGAGTGGTACACCACGACGGAGGACGAGTACCGGCCGTTCGACGTCTTCAAATCACGGATTACTGTCCTGCGCCGGATGGCCGACCTCATCGCCACCGCCGACAGCGAGATCACGCTCTCGATTCCCGCCCGTCACCTGCCGCAGTTCGTCGACGAGCTCGAAGCAGCGGTGGATCGCGGCGTCCTCACGCTGTTGCTCGTCAGCGACGCCGGCACGACGTCGTTCGATTCCGATCTCGACGGAGTCGCGACAGTCGCCCGATCGTGGGACCACGTCGCCCCGATGATACTGACAGTCGATCAGCAGTACGGCGTGATCGCGCCCGTCGGCATGAACTCCCGGTCGAACCGCGACAAGCGGGCGATTACGTTCTCCCAGCCGGACATCGCGCCCATCCTCGTCGGCTCACTCCTCGCGAATTACTGGCCCGTCTCGGAGGAAGTCTGTACTCACACGCCGCGCCAGTTGCCTGCGACCTACGACAACTTCAGGCACGCAGTGGTCGATTCGACGTTACACCTCCATGCCGACCGTACCGTAGCGGCTGATCTGTCTGTGACACCGCTCCGGGACGCCCCCCACAGGGAGACTATCCAGGGAACTATCACCGAAACGAGGCAGGGGATCGTCGAGCCGTTTACCAGTTCGTTCCCGGTCGAATGCTCCCTCGTGGTGGACACCGGTAGCAGCAAACTCCCCGTCGGCGGGCCCGGGACCTTCCTCGAGGACTACGAGGCTTCGTCGGTAACACTCGCCGAGCGCTGA